One window of Etheostoma spectabile isolate EspeVRDwgs_2016 chromosome 6, UIUC_Espe_1.0, whole genome shotgun sequence genomic DNA carries:
- the polr3c gene encoding DNA-directed RNA polymerase III subunit RPC3, which produces MTAQEVRLCGLLLREHFGEVVEKVGTHLLKGGAQNLRTIIHETGISLDLVKKSLCVLVQHGACVFRSGRKGAGSPAEYQTCCDRILRILRYPRYIYTAKTLYGDTGELIIEELLQRGHMTMSGTIKTVADRLTQNMEEGRSMDYSEVSSAFFRLVETHFLQRCPPLAGAEPKDSSTPAAPGTPAAPVSTAPPTPESFPDCYKVPHVTLVGRGKRQLASEDGEDQRNAKKAKMDSQTHGDEGICWQVNFERFHLHFRDQAIISAVANKLDQTSSEIVRTMLRMSEVTTSPTATCTKPLSANEIFRSLPTSYNIPRPILDQYLTLLIDDPMEFVGKAGESGGGMYVVNMHRALANLARATLESVVQERFGSRSARIFRLLLRKRHLEQKQVEDFAMIPAKEAKDMLYTLLSQNLVQLQEIPKTPDYAPSRTFYLYTVNQLPTARMLLQNCYKTVANLVERRLFESKESKRLLEKSQRIEAILASLQASGAEPEQLTEVEEMITAPEKQQLEALRLHINKLDSAENQVDETIFLLESYINSTTSTS; this is translated from the exons ATGACTGCCCAGGAGGTGCGTCTGTGTGGTCTCCTGCTGCGGGAGCACTTTGGAGAAGTGGTGGAGAAAGTGGGAACACACCTGCTCAAAGGTGGAGCACAGAACTTAAGAACCATAATTCATGAGACTGGCATCTCACTGGACCTG GTAAAGAAGTccctgtgtgtgcttgtgcagcATGGGGCCTGTGTGTTCCGCTCAGGTCGTAAAGGAGCTGGGAGCCCCGCAGAGTATCAGACATGTTGTGATCGGATTCTGAGAATTTTGCGCTACCCGCGCTACATCTACACCGCCAAAACCCTGTATGGTGACACCGGAGAGCTAATCATAGAGGAGTTACTACAGAGAGGTCACATGACCATGAGTGGCACGATTAAGACAGTCGCCGACCGCCTCACACAGAACATGGAAG AGGGTCGTAGCATGGATTACAGTGAAGTGTCATCTGCCTTCTTCAGACTGGTGGAGACCCATTTTCTTCAGCGCTGCCCTCCTCTAGCAGGAGCGGAACCAAAAGACAGTTCCACTCCAGCTGCCCCTGGTACCCCTGCTGCCCCCGTTAGCACTGCTCCACCAACACCAGAGAGCTTCCCCGACTGTTACAAGGTGCCTCATGTGACACTCGTAGGGCGAGGCAAACGGCAACTCGCcagtgaagatggagaggacCAAAGGAATGCAAAGAAGGCTAAAATGGATTCCCAG ACACATGGTGATGAAGGAATTTGCTGGCAGGTGAATTTTGAGAGGTTCCATCTTCACTTCAGAGACCAGGCCATCATCAGTGCTGTAGCCAACAAACTGGACCAG ACTAGCAGTGAGATAGTGAGGACTATGTTGAGGATGAGTGAGGTGACGACCTCACCCACAGCCACCTGCACAAAGCCCCTCTCAGCCAATGAGATCTTCAGGTCCCTCCCGACCAGCTACAACATCCCCAGACCCATCTTAGACCAGTACCTCACGCTACTCATTGATGACCCG ATGGAGTTTGTGGGGAAGGCTGGTGAAAGTGGAGGAGGGATGTACGTTGTCA ATATGCACAGAGCGCTGGCCAATCTGGCTCGGGCCACACTTGAGTCTGTAGTACAGGAGAG ATTTGGCTCCCGATCAGCGCGCATCTTCCGTCTGTTGCTAAGGAAACGTCACCTGGAGCAGAAGCAGGTGGAGGATTTTGCAATGATTCCAGCCAAAGAAGCAAAAGACATGCTCTACACACTGCTTTCACAGAACCTGGTCCAGCTACAG GAAATCCCAAAGACTCCCGACTACGCTCCCTCTCGTACTTTCTATCTTTACACGGTCAACCAACTCCCAACTGCAAGAATGCTGCTTCAGAACTGCTACAAG ACTGTAGCCAACCTTGTAGAGCGGCGCCTTTTTGAGTCCAAAGAGAGCAA GCGTCTGCTGGAGAAATCCCAGCGAATTGAGGCCATTCTGGCATCTCTGCAGGCCAGTGGCGCTGAGCCTGAGCAGCTGACAGAGGTTGAGGAGATGATAACTGCTCCTGAAAAGCAACAGCTGGAGGCCTTACGGCTCCATATTAACAA GTTAGATTCAGCAGAGAACCAGGTAGATGAAACTATCTTTCTTTTAGAGTCCTACATCAACTCCACCACATCCACAAGTTAA